A DNA window from Danio aesculapii chromosome 14, fDanAes4.1, whole genome shotgun sequence contains the following coding sequences:
- the LOC130240614 gene encoding ribose-phosphate pyrophosphokinase 1 — translation MPNIKIFSGSSHQDLSQKIADRLGLELGKVVTKKFSNQETCVEIGESVRGEDVYIVQSGCGEINDNLMELLIMINACKIASATRVTAVIPCFPYARQDKKDKSRAPISAKLVANMLSVSGADHIITMDLHASQIQGFFDIPVDNLYAEPAVLKWIKENIPEWKNCTIVSPDAGGAKRVTSIADRLNVDFALIHKERKKANEVDRMVLVGDVKDRVAILVDDMADTCGTICHAADKLISAGATKVYAILTHGIFSGPAISRINNACFEAVVVTNTIPQEEKMKHCPKIQVIDISMILAEAIRRTHNGESVSYLFSHVPL, via the exons ATGCCTAACATCAAGATTTTTAGCGGTAGCTCCCATCAGGATCTATCTCAGAAAATTGCGGACCGTCTAGGACTGGAATTAGGAAAAGTGGTCACGAAAAAGTTTAGCAACCAAGAGACGTG TGTGGAGATTGGAGAGAGTGTTCGTGGAGAGGATGTGTACATTGTCCAAAGTGGCTGTGGTGAAATTAATGATAATCTTATGGAACTACTGATTATGATCAATGCCTGCAAAATAGCATCTGCCACTAGAGTCACTGCAGTCATCCCATGCTTTCCTTATGCCCGACAAGATAAGAAGGATAAG AGTCGCGCACCGATTTCTGCTAAGTTGGTGGCAAATATGCTATCAGTCTCTGGTGCCGACCACATTATAACGATGGATCTGCATGCATCTCAAATACAG ggtttttttgacATTCCAGTGGACAATTTATATGCAGAGCCTGCGGTTTTGAAATGGATTAAGGAAAATATACCAGAATGGAAGAACTGCACAATTGTGTCTCCCGATGCTGGAGGAGCCAAGAG GGTTACCTCCATTGCAGACAGGCTGAATGTCGACTTTGCCCTTATCCACAAAGAAAGGAAAAAGGCAAATGAGGTGGACCGCATGGTTCTGGTTGGAGATGTGAAAGATCGCGTGGCCATATTGGTTGATGATATGGCAGACACCTGCGGTACAATTTGCCATGCTGCAGATAA gTTAATATCAGCTGGAGCAACCAAAGTGTATGCCATTCTTACTCATGGCATCTTCTCTGGACCAGCTATTTCACGCATAAACAACGCTTGCTTTGAAGCTGTAGTTGTGACCAATACAATTCCTCAAGAGGAGAAGATGAAACATTGTCCCAAAATCCAG GTCATCGACATTTCCATGATCCTTGCTGAGGCCATCCGCAGGACCCACAACGGCGAGTCTGTGTCCTATCTCTTCAGCCATGTCCCTTTGTAA
- the kctd12b gene encoding BTB/POZ domain-containing protein KCTD12b yields the protein MDFPENASGIPVEELAFPEIIELNVGGQVYITRYSTLTSVPDSLLWKMFSQKSSKNLARDTKGRFFIDRDGFLFRYILDYMRDRQLVLPEHFPEQGRLQREAEFFNLPELVQLLAPKISKQNTLGDDGCQTDQDESSPCANIACNLSSLGAYSSLAAADGQCSGFITIGCRGSYTLGRDCQTDAKFRRVARIMVCGKTSLAKEVFGETLNESHDPDRQPDRYTSRYYLKFTSLEQAFDRLADAGFHMVACNSTGTCAFAHVQTDDKIWTSYTEYVFYRE from the coding sequence ATGGATTTTCCTGAAAATGCCAGCGGCATTCCTGTAGAGGAACTAGCCTTTCCAGAAATTATTGAACTAAACGTAGGGGGTCAGGTGTATATAACCCGCTACTCAACTTTAACAAGTGTGCCAGACTCACTACTGTGGAAGATGTTCAGCCAAAAGAGCAGCAAGAACTTGGCTCGTGACACCAAAGGTCGTTTTTTCATTGACAGAGATGGCTTCCTTTTTCGTTATATTCTGGACTACATGCGAGACCGGCAGCTCGTACTTCCAGAACATTTCCCAGAGCAAGGGCGGCTGCAGCGAGAGGCAGAATTCTTCAACCTCCCTGAACTTGTTCAATTGTTGGCACCAAAGATCAGTAAGCAGAACACTCTGGGTGATGATGGCTGTCAGACAGACCAAGATGAGTCCTCGCCTTGCGCTAACATTGCCTGCAATCTGTCCTCTTTGGGTGCTTATTCCAGCCTGGCAGCAGCTGATGGCCAGTGCTCCGGATTCATCACGATTGGCTGCAGGGGCTCCTATACTCTTGGCCGTGATTGTCAAACAGATGCTAAGTTTCGAAGAGTGGCACGCATTATGGTGTGTGGGAAGACTTCCCTTGCCAAAGAGGTGTTTGGGGAAACGTTGAATGAGAGTCATGACCCTGATCGCCAACCAGATCGCTACACATCACGCTATTACCTAAAGTTTACTTCCTTGGAGCAGGCATTTGACAGGCTAGCTGATGCCGGATTCCACATGGTAGCCTGCAACTCCACAGGGACTTGTGCTTTTGCCCATGTACAGACAGATGACAAAATCTGGACCAGCTACACTGAATATGTGTTCTACCGTGAGTGA